A part of Rhinolophus ferrumequinum isolate MPI-CBG mRhiFer1 chromosome 11, mRhiFer1_v1.p, whole genome shotgun sequence genomic DNA contains:
- the GAL gene encoding galanin peptides: MPRGGALLLASLLLAGTLSAIPGLGSPVKEKRGWTLNSAGYLLGPHAIDNHRSFHDKHGLAGKRELPPEDEGRPGSFDRPLPGDEKDVERMIIEFLTFLHLREAGALEHVLPSAVSSEDTEQS; this comes from the exons ATGCCCAGAGGTGGCGCCCTCCTGCTCGCCTCCCTGCTCCTCGCCGGGACCCTTTCAGCCATCCCGGGGCTCGGGTCACCG GTGAAGGAAAAGAGGGGCTGGACTCTGAACAGCGCTGGCTACCTTCTTGGTCCAC ATGCCATTGACAACCACAGGTCATTCCATGACAAGCATGGCCTCGCTGGCAAGCGGGAGCTCCCACCTGAAGACGAAGGGAGGCCAG GAAGCTTCGACAGGCCACTGCCGGGGGACGAGAAGGATGTTGAGCGCATGATAATCGAGTTTCTGACTTTCTTGCATCTCAGAG AGGCCGGGGCCCTGGAGCACGTGCTCCCCTCAGCCGTTTCCTCAGAAGACACAGAGCAGTCCTGA